A single genomic interval of Terriglobus albidus harbors:
- the recA gene encoding recombinase RecA: MADDRLRAVELAMAGIEKQFGKGSIMRLGAREAIVPISVISTGSISFDAALGVGGVPRGRVIEIYGPESSGKTTITLQIIAEAQKAGGLAAFVDAEHALDPIYARKLGVDVDNLLVSQPDYGEQALEITEALVRTGAIDVLVVDSVAALVPKAELDGEMGDSHVGLQARLMSQALRKLTGTVAKSRTSLIFINQIREKIGVMFGNPETTTGGRALKFYSSVRIDIRRIGAVKEGEVVTGSRTKAKVVKNKVAAPFREAEFDILYGEGISREGDVLDLAVANNIVEKSGAWYSYSGERIGQGRENVRGFLKENKDTFERINSELRAKLKIGAAAADIPAVPENGEAAAQEVVRGRK; this comes from the coding sequence GTGGCGGATGACCGTTTAAGGGCAGTAGAGCTGGCAATGGCCGGCATTGAGAAACAGTTTGGCAAGGGATCGATCATGCGCCTGGGCGCGCGTGAGGCCATCGTTCCGATCTCGGTGATTTCGACCGGGTCCATCTCTTTCGATGCGGCCCTTGGGGTGGGCGGCGTGCCCCGCGGCCGTGTGATCGAGATCTATGGTCCTGAGTCTTCGGGTAAGACCACCATCACCCTGCAGATCATCGCGGAGGCGCAGAAGGCCGGCGGCCTGGCGGCGTTTGTCGACGCCGAACATGCCCTGGATCCGATCTATGCCCGCAAGCTTGGCGTTGATGTCGACAACCTTCTGGTCAGCCAGCCGGACTACGGTGAACAGGCACTGGAGATCACGGAGGCTCTGGTTCGTACCGGCGCCATCGATGTGCTGGTTGTCGACTCAGTAGCAGCGCTGGTACCGAAGGCCGAACTCGATGGTGAGATGGGTGACTCGCACGTTGGTCTGCAGGCCCGCCTGATGTCGCAGGCGCTGCGTAAGCTGACCGGAACGGTTGCCAAGTCCCGCACCAGCCTGATCTTCATCAACCAGATCCGCGAGAAGATCGGAGTTATGTTCGGTAACCCCGAGACCACCACCGGTGGACGTGCGCTGAAGTTCTACTCTTCGGTTCGTATCGATATCCGCCGTATCGGCGCGGTGAAGGAAGGCGAGGTTGTCACCGGATCGCGCACCAAGGCCAAGGTGGTAAAGAACAAGGTTGCGGCTCCATTCCGCGAGGCTGAGTTCGACATCCTGTACGGCGAAGGTATCTCCCGCGAGGGCGATGTGCTCGATCTGGCTGTGGCCAACAACATCGTGGAGAAGAGCGGCGCCTGGTACAGCTACTCGGGCGAGCGCATCGGTCAGGGACGTGAGAATGTGCGCGGCTTCCTGAAAGAGAACAAGGACACCTTTGAGCGGATCAACAGTGAACTGCGCGCCAAGCTGAAGATCGGTGCCGCAGCAGCAGATATTCCAGCGGTGCCGGAGAACGGCGAGGCGGCGGCTCAGGAGGTCGTCCGCGGACGCAAGTAA
- a CDS encoding YdeI/OmpD-associated family protein has protein sequence MMVRMDARVDAYIAKAQPFAQPILNHIRETMHRALPEVQETIKWSMPFFTTPGGKIVANMAAFKAHCSFGLWASSVRTQLKEAGFESDGSMGTLGRITSVKDLPADRMLLKLIKEAAVAVEGGESLMKRKKAAPKALPEIHPEFAAALKKDKAATKVYEAFSPSCKREYLEWINEAKRDATRTTRIEQAVTWIAEGKQRNWKYQNC, from the coding sequence ATGATGGTGCGCATGGACGCGCGCGTCGATGCCTACATTGCAAAGGCACAGCCCTTTGCCCAGCCGATTCTGAACCATATCCGCGAGACTATGCACCGGGCGCTGCCCGAGGTGCAGGAAACCATCAAGTGGAGCATGCCGTTCTTTACGACGCCCGGCGGCAAGATCGTCGCCAACATGGCGGCGTTCAAGGCGCATTGCAGCTTCGGTCTCTGGGCTTCGAGCGTTCGTACTCAGTTGAAAGAGGCAGGCTTCGAGTCCGATGGATCGATGGGGACTCTAGGACGGATCACCTCGGTGAAGGACCTTCCCGCCGACAGGATGCTGCTCAAGCTGATCAAAGAGGCTGCTGTGGCGGTTGAGGGCGGCGAAAGCCTGATGAAGCGAAAGAAGGCCGCGCCGAAGGCTCTGCCGGAGATCCATCCGGAGTTTGCCGCGGCTCTGAAAAAGGACAAAGCCGCGACCAAGGTCTACGAGGCGTTCAGCCCCTCCTGCAAACGCGAATACCTGGAGTGGATCAACGAGGCCAAACGTGATGCTACTCGTACTACGCGGATCGAGCAGGCCGTGACCTGGATCGCCGAAGGCAAGCAGAGAAACTGGAAGTATCAGAACTGCTAG
- a CDS encoding mannose-1-phosphate guanylyltransferase yields MEQTSSKAPNFVPVILAGGSGTRFWPRSRKATAKQILALDGERTMIQQTVDRLALTTERKNIWVITNSVLAEKIGAQLPDVPVGHILCEPAARNTAPACGLAAFLMERDEPDTVIGIFPSDHVVKDAGRFAAALRAGIAVAAAGDNIVVMGVPPTRPETGYGYIEQGDVAMPAPGLLLPVRHVHRFTEKPDKPTAIEFVATGRYSWNSGIFLWTARTLANALREHVPQVAVKLTEIAQSYGTPEFEEVFARLYPECENISIDYAVLEPRSGKGEQSSGIYCIPAEFGWNDLGSWAALHEHQRSIAAPGCDQHGNVVDGQGVIALNSKGNYVYAKERTVALVGVNDLVVVETEDALLVTTREHSQDVGKVVKALQELGRKELI; encoded by the coding sequence ATGGAACAGACATCTTCGAAAGCCCCCAATTTTGTGCCTGTCATTCTGGCAGGCGGCAGTGGTACGCGCTTTTGGCCTCGCAGCCGGAAGGCCACAGCAAAACAGATCCTGGCGCTTGACGGCGAACGGACGATGATTCAGCAGACTGTGGACCGCCTGGCGCTGACCACAGAACGCAAGAATATCTGGGTGATCACGAACTCGGTCCTCGCGGAGAAGATCGGTGCACAGTTGCCGGATGTACCGGTGGGGCACATCCTGTGTGAGCCGGCAGCCCGTAATACGGCGCCGGCTTGCGGTCTTGCTGCATTTCTGATGGAGCGCGATGAGCCGGACACGGTCATCGGTATCTTTCCATCTGATCATGTCGTGAAAGACGCCGGCCGTTTCGCTGCCGCGTTGCGCGCCGGGATTGCAGTCGCCGCAGCGGGAGACAACATTGTTGTCATGGGTGTTCCGCCGACCCGGCCAGAGACAGGTTATGGCTATATCGAGCAGGGTGATGTCGCCATGCCCGCGCCGGGCCTGCTGCTGCCTGTGCGCCATGTCCATCGCTTCACGGAGAAACCGGATAAGCCCACGGCGATTGAGTTTGTCGCGACCGGGCGCTATTCGTGGAACAGCGGTATCTTCCTGTGGACGGCGCGCACGCTGGCGAATGCGTTGCGCGAGCACGTGCCGCAGGTTGCGGTGAAGCTGACCGAGATCGCGCAGTCCTATGGCACACCTGAGTTTGAAGAGGTCTTTGCGCGTCTTTATCCGGAGTGCGAGAACATTTCCATCGACTATGCCGTACTGGAGCCGCGGTCGGGTAAGGGCGAGCAGAGCTCAGGTATCTATTGCATCCCGGCGGAGTTCGGATGGAATGATCTTGGTTCGTGGGCTGCCCTGCATGAGCATCAGCGGTCGATAGCCGCGCCCGGATGCGATCAGCACGGTAATGTCGTCGACGGCCAGGGCGTGATCGCTCTGAACTCCAAAGGCAATTACGTCTATGCCAAGGAGCGCACTGTGGCGCTGGTAGGTGTCAACGACCTTGTGGTGGTTGAGACGGAAGACGCTCTGCTGGTGACCACACGCGAGCACTCCCAGGATGTAGGCAAGGTAGTCAAGGCACTGCAGGAACTCGGCAGAAAAGAGCTGATTTAA
- a CDS encoding A/G-specific adenine glycosylase, translating to MPNTDLPSEQAADFRRVLARWYKQHARPLPWRETRDPYRIWVSEVMLQQTRVNAVLEHYARFLRKFPTIVSLALAPEADVLAVWSGLGYYRRARMLHKAAQFITAELDGVLPSTSAELRKLPGIGEYTSAAIASIAFGESIAVVDGNVERVLLRLTGRPEQATSESKRFVADQAAAVVPQRRSGTNAPGDHNQAMMELGATICLPRGPLCLQCPVYDFCRTRGEHKTEAREKMRSRRVAYLLHQRKRGSAIEVMLHRRPTDASLMPGMYELPELPMDGVEEYTPTLRVRHSITNTNYYVEVFTADKTLLRALPLSIREYEWCRLGQLADLPLTGLARKVLRRLHLIASPGVRMPQPETMMRQ from the coding sequence ATGCCGAATACGGATTTACCTTCCGAGCAGGCTGCCGACTTCCGGCGGGTGCTCGCCAGGTGGTACAAGCAGCATGCGCGCCCACTGCCATGGCGCGAGACCCGCGATCCATATCGCATATGGGTCAGTGAGGTCATGCTGCAGCAGACGCGGGTCAACGCCGTGCTGGAGCATTATGCGCGTTTCCTGAGAAAGTTTCCCACGATTGTCTCTCTGGCGCTTGCGCCGGAGGCGGATGTGCTGGCGGTGTGGAGCGGTCTGGGTTACTACCGGCGCGCGCGCATGCTGCACAAGGCGGCGCAGTTCATCACCGCGGAGCTGGACGGAGTGTTGCCTTCAACCTCGGCTGAGCTACGCAAGTTACCCGGCATTGGAGAGTACACCTCGGCGGCCATCGCCAGCATTGCCTTTGGCGAAAGCATCGCCGTGGTGGATGGCAACGTAGAGCGTGTCCTGCTTCGCCTGACCGGCAGGCCGGAGCAGGCTACCTCTGAAAGCAAGCGGTTCGTCGCCGATCAGGCTGCCGCCGTGGTGCCGCAGAGGAGATCGGGAACCAACGCTCCCGGAGACCACAACCAGGCCATGATGGAGCTTGGAGCTACGATCTGCCTGCCCAGAGGGCCGCTGTGCCTGCAGTGTCCGGTCTATGATTTCTGCCGCACCCGCGGTGAGCATAAGACCGAAGCTCGTGAAAAGATGCGCAGCCGGCGGGTGGCGTATCTGCTGCATCAGCGCAAGCGCGGTTCCGCCATCGAGGTCATGCTGCATCGCCGCCCCACGGATGCTTCCCTGATGCCGGGAATGTATGAGCTGCCGGAGCTCCCTATGGATGGAGTTGAGGAGTATACGCCGACGCTACGTGTGCGGCACTCGATCACGAATACGAACTACTACGTCGAGGTCTTCACGGCAGACAAGACGCTGCTCAGGGCGCTGCCATTGTCGATCCGCGAGTATGAGTGGTGCCGTCTGGGGCAACTCGCTGATCTTCCGCTGACGGGGCTGGCGCGCAAGGTGCTGCGGCGGCTGCACCTGATTGCGTCGCCCGGTGTGCGCATGCCGCAACCCGAAACGATGATGCGACAATAG
- the nth gene encoding endonuclease III, whose product MATKSVKPATAPAKKPSALKKVAAKKSPSKKGSHNPLAPERIAAILDALRKAYPNAVCALHHNSAWELVVATALSAQCTDVRVNMVTPELFRTFPTPKALAEAPLPAIEEIIRTTGFFRAKAKNIQGAAKAVVEKFGNKVPQTLEELITLPGVARKTANVVLGSWFGIAVGVVVDTHVLRISRRLELTKHTDAVKVERDLIKILPKDEWINYSHRIIYHGRQVCIARKPRCAECTLERLCNSSDKTWSSH is encoded by the coding sequence ATGGCCACCAAGTCCGTCAAGCCAGCCACTGCACCTGCTAAAAAACCTTCCGCCCTGAAAAAGGTCGCCGCGAAAAAGAGTCCCTCAAAAAAGGGCTCGCACAATCCGCTTGCCCCGGAACGGATCGCCGCCATCCTGGATGCCCTGCGCAAGGCGTATCCCAACGCGGTCTGCGCGCTGCACCACAACTCTGCCTGGGAGCTGGTCGTCGCGACGGCCCTCTCCGCCCAGTGCACTGACGTCCGCGTCAACATGGTCACGCCAGAGCTCTTCCGCACCTTCCCCACCCCCAAGGCCCTGGCCGAGGCGCCCCTGCCCGCCATTGAGGAGATCATCCGCACCACCGGCTTCTTCCGCGCCAAGGCGAAGAACATCCAGGGAGCCGCGAAAGCCGTCGTTGAGAAGTTCGGGAACAAGGTCCCGCAGACCCTGGAGGAGCTGATCACGCTTCCCGGCGTCGCACGCAAGACCGCCAACGTCGTTCTCGGCTCATGGTTCGGTATCGCCGTCGGAGTGGTGGTGGATACCCATGTACTTCGGATCTCACGCCGGCTTGAACTGACCAAGCATACGGACGCCGTGAAGGTGGAACGGGACCTGATCAAGATCCTTCCCAAGGACGAATGGATCAACTACTCGCACCGGATCATCTACCACGGCCGCCAGGTCTGCATCGCCCGCAAACCCCGCTGCGCCGAATGCACCCTCGAGAGGCTCTGCAACTCCAGCGACAAAACCTGGAGCTCACACTAA
- a CDS encoding HAD-IA family hydrolase: MAERITVSAKGLLFDNDGVLISSIGSVNRCWRQWAKMYGVPDAENYNVPHGARAIDTVKNLRPDIDPEEGLRVIEDLEMADTDDIEVLPGVRRLLTTLPPERWAIVTSCTSRLLEVRLEAAGLPWPEKLVAGDMVTNGKPHPEPYQRGAALLGVAPEECIVIEDAPAGVGAGKAAGARVLAVLGTHTEEELAQADWIVPSLDEVQFTASEDGLTLTFPSVKS, encoded by the coding sequence ATGGCTGAACGCATCACTGTTTCCGCAAAGGGCCTGTTGTTCGACAATGACGGAGTTCTGATCAGTTCCATCGGCAGCGTGAACCGCTGTTGGCGCCAGTGGGCGAAGATGTACGGCGTTCCTGACGCCGAGAACTACAACGTTCCCCACGGTGCGCGCGCCATCGATACGGTGAAGAATCTTCGCCCAGACATCGATCCGGAAGAGGGTCTGAGGGTGATTGAAGACCTGGAGATGGCCGACACGGACGATATCGAGGTGCTGCCCGGTGTAAGACGTCTGCTGACGACACTGCCGCCGGAGCGCTGGGCCATTGTCACTTCGTGCACCAGTCGCCTGCTGGAGGTTCGTCTGGAAGCGGCCGGCCTGCCCTGGCCGGAGAAACTGGTTGCCGGCGACATGGTGACCAACGGTAAGCCCCATCCGGAACCTTATCAGCGCGGTGCTGCGCTTCTGGGTGTTGCTCCGGAGGAGTGCATCGTGATTGAGGACGCTCCTGCCGGCGTGGGTGCAGGCAAGGCTGCCGGAGCTCGTGTTCTGGCGGTGTTGGGAACTCATACCGAGGAAGAGCTGGCGCAGGCGGACTGGATTGTGCCGTCATTGGATGAAGTGCAGTTCACGGCGTCGGAGGATGGACTGACGCTGACCTTTCCGTCGGTGAAGTCGTAG
- a CDS encoding pyridoxal phosphate-dependent aminotransferase, whose amino-acid sequence MTTATATQKKVLTDRINRIEVSATMAITAEALKMKSQGIDLADFGAGEPHFATPRHIKDAAIKAIEDNHTRYTAVAGIPEVRKAIVERHKADFGTNYAVEECVFSVGGKHALFNAIQVLVDHGDEVVLPVPYWVSFKDIIQYAGGIPVYVESSESENFRITAKMIEAVVTPKTKVIILNTPSNPSGAIIAPSDLESIVRLAHAKGIYVLLDECYAYLNFTGACISGGSFTDCKEHVLVLGSLSKTYAMTGWRAGYALGPKALIAAMSKLQSQSTSNVSTPVQYASIAALTASQECIAEMRADYIRLRDRVLEGFKSIPGLTCTVPEGAFYVYPNIKAFLGKGGLNSAADVASKLLSEAHVVTVPGEPFGTTEHVRLSYAVSEDVIDKGVARMKEFFAKLS is encoded by the coding sequence ATGACCACCGCAACAGCAACGCAGAAGAAGGTTCTGACCGACCGCATTAACCGCATCGAAGTTTCAGCGACCATGGCGATTACCGCTGAGGCTCTGAAGATGAAGTCGCAGGGGATTGACCTGGCAGACTTCGGCGCAGGTGAGCCGCATTTTGCGACTCCGCGTCACATCAAAGATGCGGCGATCAAAGCGATCGAAGATAACCACACGCGTTATACGGCTGTTGCCGGTATCCCCGAGGTGCGCAAGGCGATCGTCGAGCGCCACAAGGCAGACTTCGGCACCAACTATGCCGTAGAGGAGTGCGTCTTCTCCGTTGGCGGCAAGCATGCGCTCTTCAACGCGATCCAGGTGCTGGTCGACCATGGCGACGAAGTTGTGCTGCCGGTGCCGTACTGGGTCAGCTTCAAGGACATCATTCAGTACGCGGGCGGCATTCCCGTATACGTCGAGAGCAGCGAGTCGGAGAACTTCCGCATCACCGCAAAGATGATCGAAGCGGTCGTCACGCCAAAGACCAAGGTCATCATTCTGAACACGCCGTCGAATCCGTCGGGTGCAATCATCGCTCCGTCTGATCTGGAGTCGATTGTCCGCCTGGCGCATGCGAAAGGCATCTACGTCCTGCTGGATGAGTGCTACGCGTATCTGAACTTCACTGGCGCCTGCATCAGCGGCGGATCGTTTACCGACTGCAAGGAGCACGTTCTCGTGCTCGGTTCGCTGTCGAAGACTTATGCCATGACCGGCTGGCGCGCGGGTTATGCGCTTGGACCGAAGGCCTTGATCGCTGCGATGAGCAAGCTGCAGAGCCAGAGCACGTCGAACGTCTCCACGCCTGTGCAATATGCTTCGATTGCGGCGCTGACGGCGAGCCAGGAGTGCATTGCGGAGATGCGTGCGGACTACATCCGTCTGCGTGACCGTGTGCTGGAAGGCTTCAAGTCTATCCCGGGCCTGACCTGCACCGTGCCCGAGGGTGCTTTCTATGTGTATCCCAATATCAAGGCATTTCTCGGTAAGGGCGGACTCAACTCAGCGGCGGATGTTGCATCTAAGTTGTTAAGCGAAGCGCATGTGGTTACGGTACCTGGGGAGCCGTTCGGTACCACCGAGCATGTACGTCTCTCCTACGCTGTGTCAGAGGACGTCATTGACAAGGGTGTTGCCCGCATGAAGGAATTCTTCGCGAAATTGTCGTAG
- a CDS encoding metal-dependent transcriptional regulator, producing MEKKPPSRRSESIDNYLKAIFSLGGGDDHLVGSKQIADRLGIAPASVTNMLQRLAGQVRPMVRYERHRGVKLTAVGRKRALEILRHHRLLETFLFEVLGYPIEELHDEAERLEHFISERFEERVASRLGNPTQDPHGHCIPALDGSMPPQHRAGCRCYV from the coding sequence GTGGAGAAGAAGCCGCCAAGCCGCCGTAGCGAGTCGATCGATAACTATCTGAAAGCCATCTTCTCTCTGGGTGGCGGAGATGATCATCTGGTGGGCTCCAAGCAGATCGCCGATCGCCTGGGCATCGCTCCCGCATCCGTGACCAACATGCTGCAACGTCTTGCCGGGCAGGTACGTCCGATGGTGCGCTATGAGCGCCATCGCGGGGTCAAACTCACCGCGGTAGGACGGAAACGTGCGCTCGAAATCTTACGCCATCACCGGCTGCTCGAGACCTTTCTCTTTGAAGTACTCGGCTACCCGATCGAGGAACTTCACGACGAAGCGGAGCGCCTGGAGCACTTCATCTCAGAGCGTTTCGAAGAGCGCGTCGCCTCAAGGCTCGGTAATCCAACACAAGACCCACACGGACACTGCATCCCCGCACTCGACGGCTCCATGCCCCCGCAACACCGCGCCGGCTGCCGCTGTTATGTCTAG
- a CDS encoding phosphoglucomutase/phosphomannomutase family protein, whose protein sequence is MSEAKTVVKFGTDGWRGVIADDFTYANVRVAVSAIAHYVLKHEDPAAGVCIGYDTRFGSKSFAKVAAEVLASAGIPVFLANGITPTPALSYAVRGRKAAGGVMITSSHNPPEWNGVKYKASYGGSGKPSIMTAIESYLLAPLPAAERPAAIEEVDFNPEYIAAIKKFVDLGAIKASGYRFLIDTMFGAGRGVIKGIFDEAGIPNVEMRSEVNPSFPGINPEPILPHIALTQKVVVAEKCDAGLVTDGDADRIGAVDEHGNVVDAHKIFCVLLKWLIERKQWPGEVTRAFNTTKMIDRICAKHGRKLNEHGIGFKYVCDLMLEKEILIGGEESGGMGISKHLPERDGLLNSLLLANIMADEKKTLGELVASLQAEYGEHQYGRIDMHIDDSLKQSAINRAKAGVDAFAGMKVLRVETMDGIKFFLDNPEASTKPNAAETWLLLRASGTEPLLRVYCESCSVESVNKVLESAREFVLHG, encoded by the coding sequence ATGAGCGAAGCGAAGACCGTTGTTAAGTTTGGGACGGATGGCTGGCGCGGCGTCATCGCCGATGATTTTACTTATGCCAATGTCCGAGTCGCTGTCAGCGCGATTGCGCACTACGTGCTGAAACACGAAGATCCGGCAGCCGGCGTTTGCATTGGGTATGACACTCGTTTCGGTTCGAAGAGCTTTGCCAAAGTAGCGGCCGAGGTATTGGCTTCTGCCGGAATCCCGGTCTTTCTGGCAAATGGCATTACGCCGACGCCTGCGCTCTCTTACGCTGTGCGTGGCCGTAAGGCGGCGGGTGGGGTGATGATCACCTCCAGCCATAATCCGCCGGAGTGGAATGGCGTGAAGTACAAGGCCAGCTACGGCGGCAGCGGTAAGCCCTCCATCATGACAGCGATTGAGAGCTATCTGCTGGCTCCGCTTCCAGCAGCAGAGAGGCCGGCTGCGATTGAAGAGGTCGATTTCAATCCGGAGTACATTGCGGCCATCAAGAAGTTTGTGGACCTGGGCGCGATCAAGGCCTCCGGCTATCGTTTCCTGATCGACACCATGTTTGGCGCCGGTCGCGGTGTGATTAAGGGCATCTTTGACGAAGCGGGTATCCCCAATGTGGAGATGCGCAGCGAGGTCAATCCAAGCTTCCCGGGTATCAACCCCGAGCCGATTCTTCCGCATATCGCGCTGACACAGAAGGTGGTGGTCGCAGAGAAATGCGATGCCGGCCTGGTCACCGACGGAGATGCAGACCGCATCGGCGCCGTTGATGAGCACGGCAACGTGGTGGATGCGCACAAGATCTTCTGTGTTCTGCTGAAGTGGCTCATCGAACGCAAGCAGTGGCCAGGAGAGGTGACGCGTGCCTTCAACACCACCAAGATGATCGATCGCATCTGCGCGAAGCATGGCAGAAAGCTGAATGAGCACGGTATCGGCTTCAAGTACGTCTGCGACCTGATGCTGGAGAAGGAGATCCTGATCGGCGGGGAAGAGTCCGGTGGTATGGGCATCTCCAAGCATCTGCCGGAGCGCGATGGCCTGCTGAACAGCCTGCTGCTGGCCAACATCATGGCTGATGAGAAGAAGACGCTGGGCGAACTTGTGGCTTCACTGCAGGCAGAGTATGGCGAGCACCAGTATGGCCGCATCGACATGCACATCGACGACAGCCTGAAGCAGAGCGCTATCAACCGCGCCAAGGCAGGCGTGGATGCCTTCGCCGGCATGAAGGTGCTGCGGGTGGAGACGATGGACGGTATCAAGTTCTTCCTGGACAATCCTGAGGCCTCGACGAAGCCGAATGCCGCCGAGACCTGGCTGCTGCTGCGTGCCAGCGGAACGGAACCGTTGTTGCGTGTCTACTGTGAGTCGTGCTCGGTGGAGTCGGTGAACAAAGTTCTGGAGTCTGCGCGGGAGTTTGTGTTGCATGGCTGA
- the coaD gene encoding pantetheine-phosphate adenylyltransferase, protein MQPVRAIYPGTFDPLTNGHLDLIARGSKIVDHLVVAILRNVNKGTPLFTVEERLEMIREAAEGFPNVSVQTFDGLLVDFARQQGAVAVLRGIRAISDYEYEFQMAMMNRKLDPELETIFMLPHEKYTYVSSRLIKGVFQLGGDVSSLVPALVMDRLRAKV, encoded by the coding sequence ATGCAGCCCGTACGAGCCATCTATCCCGGCACCTTCGATCCGTTGACCAACGGCCACCTTGACCTGATCGCACGCGGCTCCAAGATCGTGGACCACCTGGTAGTGGCCATTCTGCGCAATGTGAACAAGGGGACACCACTATTCACGGTGGAAGAGCGGCTGGAGATGATCCGCGAAGCTGCTGAGGGCTTCCCGAATGTCTCCGTCCAGACATTTGACGGTCTACTGGTGGATTTTGCCCGGCAGCAGGGGGCAGTAGCGGTGCTGCGTGGCATCAGGGCTATCAGCGACTACGAGTATGAGTTCCAGATGGCCATGATGAACCGGAAGCTCGATCCCGAGCTAGAGACCATCTTTATGCTGCCTCATGAAAAGTACACCTATGTGAGCTCGCGACTCATTAAGGGCGTGTTTCAACTGGGCGGGGACGTCAGCAGCCTGGTGCCGGCGCTTGTCATGGATCGCCTGCGGGCGAAAGTGTAG
- a CDS encoding EamA family transporter, which translates to MSWLVWALLSAVFAAATAILAKIGVANIDSNLATAVRTTVIFVFAWGIALSLGKHGELRHINTRSWIFLALSGLATGLSWLCYFRALQLGQASRVAPIDKLSVALVIVFAWMFLGEALTPLKVLGGLLITAGAVILAFA; encoded by the coding sequence ATGAGCTGGCTGGTATGGGCGCTGCTCTCGGCTGTCTTCGCGGCGGCCACAGCCATCCTTGCCAAGATCGGTGTAGCGAACATTGACTCCAACCTGGCGACGGCGGTGCGTACTACCGTGATCTTCGTCTTCGCCTGGGGGATCGCGCTGAGCCTGGGGAAGCACGGCGAGCTGCGCCATATCAATACCCGGTCGTGGATCTTTCTTGCGTTATCCGGTCTGGCGACGGGGCTCTCCTGGCTGTGCTACTTCCGTGCTCTGCAGCTTGGACAGGCGTCTCGTGTGGCCCCGATCGACAAGCTGAGTGTGGCGTTGGTGATCGTCTTTGCGTGGATGTTTCTGGGAGAAGCGCTGACACCACTGAAGGTATTGGGTGGCTTGCTGATTACGGCAGGTGCAGTTATTCTGGCGTTCGCTTGA
- a CDS encoding DUF2199 domain-containing protein yields MTNGFLCSVCGQIHPPAPTSYSIKAPDAFIAIPDEERATRAQISAEQCILDERQFFLRGRIVLPILDQQNQPAPELLDPRSGPAPEIRIEAPYFAYGCWVEVSPKNFFRTHELWKTPGREDEPPFPGYLANELHHYPRTLGLEVLVATQPVGRRPHLTVLDQTHPLAQEQMTGLSTERIQQIAEQILHHPEPR; encoded by the coding sequence ATGACGAACGGCTTCCTTTGCTCGGTCTGCGGGCAGATTCATCCTCCAGCTCCAACCAGCTACAGCATCAAGGCGCCGGATGCCTTTATCGCCATCCCGGATGAGGAACGAGCCACCCGCGCCCAGATCTCAGCCGAGCAATGCATCCTCGACGAACGGCAGTTCTTCCTTCGCGGACGCATCGTTCTGCCCATCCTGGACCAGCAGAACCAACCCGCACCGGAGCTTCTGGACCCACGCTCAGGCCCGGCTCCGGAGATCAGAATCGAAGCTCCCTACTTTGCCTACGGCTGCTGGGTGGAAGTGAGCCCGAAGAACTTCTTCCGGACCCATGAACTCTGGAAGACACCCGGCCGAGAGGACGAGCCACCGTTCCCGGGCTATCTTGCCAACGAACTGCATCACTATCCCCGCACGCTCGGCCTTGAAGTACTGGTCGCCACACAACCGGTAGGAAGGCGCCCCCACCTGACCGTGCTCGATCAGACACATCCTTTGGCACAGGAACAGATGACAGGGCTCAGCACCGAGCGTATCCAGCAGATCGCGGAACAGATCCTGCATCACCCGGAGCCAAGATAG